The Pseudoalteromonas translucida KMM 520 genome has a window encoding:
- the yidD gene encoding membrane protein insertion efficiency factor YidD has product MRLLKPLVAFPTYCLVLFIRGYQKWISPLLGPHCRFNPTCSSYAIQAINLHGSVKGSWLAVKRILKCHPLHSGGNDPVPEKLTHINHQHEK; this is encoded by the coding sequence ATGAGGTTACTTAAACCACTTGTTGCTTTTCCAACGTATTGTTTAGTTTTATTTATCCGCGGTTATCAAAAGTGGATTAGCCCGCTATTAGGTCCGCATTGTCGTTTTAATCCAACGTGCTCTAGTTACGCGATTCAAGCAATTAATTTGCATGGATCAGTAAAAGGCAGTTGGTTAGCAGTTAAACGCATATTAAAATGCCATCCTTTACATTCAGGTGGGAACGACCCCGTTCCTGAAAAATTAACCCATATTAACCACCAACACGAGAAATAA